The window GTGCCCGATCTGCTGTACTCGGAGGCCGAGGAGGACCTGCGGGCCGCCGTCCGCTCGCTCCTCGACGACCGGTGCGACGCGCCGCAGGTGATCGCCCGCACCGAGTCCGCCACACCGTACGACCCGCGGCTCTGGAAGGCACTCGCCGCCGGCATCGGTGCCGCCGGACTCCTGGTGCCCGAGAAGTTCGGCGGGCAGGGCGCCGGACATCGCGAGGCGGCGGTGGTCGTCGAGGAACTCGGTCGCAGCGTCGTCCCGGCGCCGTACCTGACCAGCTCCGTCGTCGCCACCGAGACGCTGCTGGCGCTCGGCACCCAGGACGGGCCGGTGGCCGCGCTCCTCGCCGAACTGGCCACCGGCCGCAAGGTCGCCGTGCTCGCCGTACCGTTCTCCGCTGTCGAGCCGGACCCGAGCACCGTGACCGCAGCTCTCGACGGCATGCTCGGCCCGATCGCCGACGCGGCCGCCGCCGATGTTCTGCTGGTGCCCACCACCGACGGTCTGTACGCCGTCGAAGCGGCCGCCGCCGGGGTCGCCGTAGAGCCGCTCGTCGCACTCGACCTGACCCGCCCGCTCGCCACCGTCACCCTGACCGGCGCCACCGGAACCCTCCTCGCGGACGCCGGGACTTCCCTGGCGGCGGTGCGCAGAGGGCTGTTGGCCGGAGCCGGACTCCTCGCCTCCGAACAGCTCGGACTTGCCGAGTGGTGCCTGACCGAGACGGTCCGCCACACCCGTGAGCGCCACCAGTTCAACCGCCCGGTCGGCTCGTTCCAGTCACTGAAGCACCGCATGGCGCAACTCTGGCTGGAGGTCGTCTCGGCACGGGCGGCGGCGCGGAACGCCGCGGACACGCTGGCCACCGGCAGCCCCGAGACCCCGCTGGCGGTGGCCGTGGCACAGGCGTACTGCTCCAAGGTCGCCGTCCACGCGGCGGAGGAGTGCGTCCAGCTCCACGGCGGCATCGGGATGACGTGGGAGCACCCCGCGCACCTGTACCTGAAACGCGCCAAGGCCGACTCGATCGCGTACGGCACGGCGGGCCGCCACCGCGCGACCGTCGCGGAGCTGACGGAGCTGCCCGCGCCGTAACGCCACCGGCTGGACGGTGCGGCGAGGTCCCGGAGCGGGAGTACGGGTCAACGTGCTCCCGCTCCGCTCCGTGCACCGAGCGGTGCCGGGGCGGACGAGGGCCGGCTCGACCGCCTCGTTCGTCCCCCTCGTCGGCCACCACGGCCGGGACGAACGGGAGCGAGCCCCGGTACGACTGGCTGACCGGGGCGCTCCGCGCCCGTCGGAGACCATCCATCCGTACCCGTTTGGCGGACACGCCACGACGCCGGATGGCCCCTTCGCTACGCCAAACTGGCGGCCGAATGCCGCAATTCAGGTGCGGCGGAGGAGGTTGGCCATGGCCATTTCGATCTCAGTGGTGCTGCTTCTGCTGATCCTCGCGGTGCTCTTCCTCCGCAACGGCGGACTGAAGGTCTCACACGCGCTGGTCTGTGGCCTGCTGGGCTTCTTTCTCGCGGGGACGAGCATGGCGCCCACCATTCAGGAGGGCATCACGGCCACCGCCGACGTCGTCAGCAGCATCAACCCCTGACCTCATCACCTCTCCGGTGTCTCCGCCCGGAGGGGCAGGGGTGCCGTCTCCGCCCTACCGCCGGCGGTAAGGTCAAGAAGCGGCATGGAAACGCGCACGGTCGGTCCCGGTCGATCCCGAAAAATGATCATTTCGTTCATCCGGTTGCGTCGTGCGGCCATTCGAGGACCGCTGGCATTCGGGTATGAAACGGTCCGAAGAGGTGCGTGACCGCGCGTACCGTGACCCTGCCCGGCACCGCGACGGCTGCCGGCCGCCGCACCGAGCCGGGACCCGGAGAACGCAGCCATGTCATTGCCCCCACTCGGACGTGAACCGGCCGCCGTGCACCATGAGCACTGCAACAGCAGCCGCTGCTGCCGGTGCCAGCAGCGCCCCTGGACGACGGCCGTCGGCCTCGAACGGCTCTGCGGCCTGTGCGCCTCCTGCTGCCGGGAGTGCGGCAGGGCTCCCGCCCGGCACCTGGACGGGCTCGACCACGGACTGTGCGGCGACTGCCGCGGCCTGTGCAACCGGTGCCGCACACCGCTGTCGCCCGACGGCGACTGCCAGTGCCGCAAGTGGCAGCGGGCGGGGACGGACCCGGTCGGCTATCTCCTGCATGCGCTTCCGCAGCCGCTGATGAGGGAGTTCGGCGGCCGCTATCCTTCCGAACTCGTCGAGTTGATCCACCGGGAGCTGAGCCGTCGCAGCGCGGATCAGCTCCTGGACCGGGTCGAGCGCCGGTGGAACGCCCGCTGGGCCCACACACTCCAGGAGAAGGACGAGGAAGGCCGACTCCGCTGGCGGCCCCTGGAGATCGCCGAGCATCTGCTGCGCGCCACGCCCTGCGCCGATCCGCAGTGCGAGGACG is drawn from Streptomyces brevispora and contains these coding sequences:
- a CDS encoding acyl-CoA dehydrogenase family protein, whose translation is MTARTEEGQVPDLLYSEAEEDLRAAVRSLLDDRCDAPQVIARTESATPYDPRLWKALAAGIGAAGLLVPEKFGGQGAGHREAAVVVEELGRSVVPAPYLTSSVVATETLLALGTQDGPVAALLAELATGRKVAVLAVPFSAVEPDPSTVTAALDGMLGPIADAAAADVLLVPTTDGLYAVEAAAAGVAVEPLVALDLTRPLATVTLTGATGTLLADAGTSLAAVRRGLLAGAGLLASEQLGLAEWCLTETVRHTRERHQFNRPVGSFQSLKHRMAQLWLEVVSARAAARNAADTLATGSPETPLAVAVAQAYCSKVAVHAAEECVQLHGGIGMTWEHPAHLYLKRAKADSIAYGTAGRHRATVAELTELPAP